In Acidiferrobacteraceae bacterium, the genomic stretch CCAACCCGAAGATTCGCCTGTTGATGGACCTGAGCAATATGAGCGGGTTCACGGTCGACATGGCATGGGAAGATATCAAGTTCACCCGCAAGCACAGCCAGGATTTCCGCAGGATCGCGATCGTTTCCTCGACCGAGTGGACCAGCTGGTTGGGGTGGATCACCGGCGCGTTCACCGATGCGGAAATGGAGATCTTTGACGATCTCGGCGAGGCCGAGGGCTGGCTGGCAACGGCTTGAGCGCGGCGGCACCGCCGGCTGCCGGACCAACGACTTCCCGAGGCGACGAAGTGCTTTCGATTCCCTGGTCCACCATCGATACCGTGCT encodes the following:
- a CDS encoding STAS/SEC14 domain-containing protein, producing MIGISEEQDLLRVHVLGEFTVDDFREFENAVAGELEANPKIRLLMDLSNMSGFTVDMAWEDIKFTRKHSQDFRRIAIVSSTEWTSWLGWITGAFTDAEMEIFDDLGEAEGWLATA